The DNA sequence TGTTATGAAGAAAAACCTCGCTTCGATAATAACCATAGCCCTTGTCATTATCGCTATCCTCTTCCTTAAAGACTTCTTTTCCCGGACCGGAGAGATAGGCCTCTCTCAGATGAATAAGACATTCGTCGTCAAGGGCGACGTAAAGATCAAGAAAGCGGAACAGGATACCGGCTGGCAGGAGATGAACACCTCCGTCATATTGAGGAAGGGAGACGTCATCGAGACAGGGAAAGATTCGTCGGTCGATATACTCATGGGCGAGAACGCCAATAAAGCCATAAAGATCAAAGAGAAGAGCCGCATAGAATTCGAAGGCATAAACCCCACCTCCCTTAACTGCTCTAACGGGAAAGTGCTCGTCACCCTGAAAAAGCTGGAACCCAGATCATCATTCGTCGTAAAGACGCCTGTCGGGATATGCGGAGCGAGGTCGACGGCATGGTCGGTAGAAGCCGTTCCGGGCAGCGCCGCTATATGCGTATTCGAGCATAATGTCTTCGCGTACGGCGCGGACCGGGCCGGGAAGCGGCGCGGGGAACAGTTCACGATCGAAGAGAACAGGAGGAAGGTGCTGACGGAGGACGGGAAGATAAGCGAGCCGATGGATATCGGCGAAGCGGATAACATATACTGGAAGCGCTGGAATAAGAACGTCTCATATCTGCGGGAAGGCAAAATACTGATAAACGATTTCGACAGGAAAGAGTATTTCAATAACATCGACGGCGAGTTCGGCGTATGGAACGTCTTCTACGGCGACCCTAACCAGAGCTGCCGTGATGAGTTGGTGGAATCGGACAGGCCGGAAGACGCGGGATACATAGAAAAATTGTCTTACGATGTCGACTCGCAATTCGCCGCGTATAACGGGTTCTTTACTAAATTGTTGAATATCGACATCTCTAATTACAAATATCTCGTCTTCTATATCAAAGGCGACACCGCGGCGGGATTCACGACGTCGCTTAAGATCGAATTAAAGAACTCAAAGCAGACCGGCAAGACCTCCCTGGACGGCATCACCGGCGAATGGAAGAGGATGGTCATCCCGATCGAGAGTTTCGGTGGCATCAACGATTTTAAGGCTGTGACGGAATTGGTAATAGTATTCGCGGATATCGAGGTGAGCAGGAAAGAAGGCGTTATCTACATCGACGATATCTATTTCTCAAAGACGAAACCCGCCGACAAACCGTAATAATATCATATAAGCGACAGCGCTATCATAAGGACGGTGCTCAGGATCTGGCCGCCGACCACTATCGCGTTCTTTTTGATATTCCTGCGCTTCATCTCGCTGGCGATCGAACACACAGCTGTAAGATATACTATCCTCTCGGCGTTCTGCTTCTCCGAAAGCTCGCTTGCCGAATCCATGTAATAAGGGTCTGTCTTCGGCAGGAGGGCGTCGTACAATTTTATCAGGTCATCCTCTCCCCAGGCGGAGAGATTGGCCTTTTCATACTTCACTTCGAATATGCCGGAATTCTTCAGGTATTGCGATCTTCTCTTGCCCAGGAGCTCCAGATATTCCTCGAGCGCCAGGTTGCGCGCTATGACATCTTCCCATGTATCATGTTTGACGTTATATATGAGGGCGACTACTTTGAGCGCCTTTTCGTCGTCGAGCTCTTTGAAATCCTTGAATTCCTTGCCCTCCACCTTGAAATCACTGGGATATCGCATGGTGGCGCATCCCGACAGCGCGACGCTTAACGAGACAAGCAAAGCCGTTAATCTTATATAGCCCGCCTCCATATTTATACCTGTTTAAAGTTTATATACATCCGGCCTGCGGTCCCGGAATACCTTCATCTTGTTCCGGATCTCGTCGACTTTTCCTATGTCGATCGCGGCCGTAATAAGCTCTTCCTTTGCGGCGCTTGCTTCCGCCACCGTCTCGCCCCACGGGCCTATGATCGCGGAGTTGCCGCAGTATGCGATCCTCCCGTCTATGCCGAAATCCTCAACGCCGACCTGGTTGGCGGCGATCATGAATAGCTGATCTTCGATGGCCCGGGCCCGGATGAGAGTCTTCCAGTGGGCGAGTTTCGCGCGGGGGAACGCGGCAGGCAAAAATATCATCCTGGCGCCTTTCATGGCGTAGGCCCTGAAGAGCTCCGGGAAACGGATGTCATAGCATATCGCCAGACCTGCCCTGGCCCACGGCGTATCTACTACGCTTAGAGAATTCCCGGGAGCTACATTCCTGTCTTCGCGGATCGCGCCGAAAAGGTGGATCTTGCGATACGTCCCGGCTATGTCACCGTCGGGATTGAACATCATCGAGGCGTTAGAGGCCTTGCCCTTAGCGTCGGGGGCAAGTATTGAACCGTTTATCCATATGCCGAAGCGCCTGGCCATATCCGCGATATTGCCCACAATTTCATCTGTTTCGCAAACCAGGCCTTTATTTGCGGCCCAGTCAAAACCTGTAGTCCACATCTCCGGGAAGCATATAATATCGCTCCCCTTCTTTTTCGCTTTAGCGACGAATGCCTCGGCTTTTTCCAGGTTCTTCCCGGGCCTCGCTACTGCGACCTTCA is a window from the Candidatus Omnitrophota bacterium genome containing:
- a CDS encoding FecR family protein produces the protein MKKNLASIITIALVIIAILFLKDFFSRTGEIGLSQMNKTFVVKGDVKIKKAEQDTGWQEMNTSVILRKGDVIETGKDSSVDILMGENANKAIKIKEKSRIEFEGINPTSLNCSNGKVLVTLKKLEPRSSFVVKTPVGICGARSTAWSVEAVPGSAAICVFEHNVFAYGADRAGKRRGEQFTIEENRRKVLTEDGKISEPMDIGEADNIYWKRWNKNVSYLREGKILINDFDRKEYFNNIDGEFGVWNVFYGDPNQSCRDELVESDRPEDAGYIEKLSYDVDSQFAAYNGFFTKLLNIDISNYKYLVFYIKGDTAAGFTTSLKIELKNSKQTGKTSLDGITGEWKRMVIPIESFGGINDFKAVTELVIVFADIEVSRKEGVIYIDDIYFSKTKPADKP
- a CDS encoding nitrilase-related carbon-nitrogen hydrolase, with protein sequence MAAKLKISIAQMKVAVARPGKNLEKAEAFVAKAKKKGSDIICFPEMWTTGFDWAANKGLVCETDEIVGNIADMARRFGIWINGSILAPDAKGKASNASMMFNPDGDIAGTYRKIHLFGAIREDRNVAPGNSLSVVDTPWARAGLAICYDIRFPELFRAYAMKGARMIFLPAAFPRAKLAHWKTLIRARAIEDQLFMIAANQVGVEDFGIDGRIAYCGNSAIIGPWGETVAEASAAKEELITAAIDIGKVDEIRNKMKVFRDRRPDVYKL